In Hyphomicrobiaceae bacterium, the following are encoded in one genomic region:
- a CDS encoding cell division protein ZapA: protein MSSSSGERPCQQRAGQLLAQVAISFNKRTYRFECAEADADRLGEIAGYLKDKLDTLIREHGPVGDERLVLMAALMVTDELFEARADIDELLEEQTDKLKSVTKTVEEQRTGSASDLGRKSGT, encoded by the coding sequence TTGTCGTCGTCCTCGGGGGAGCGGCCCTGCCAACAGCGGGCCGGACAGCTTTTGGCCCAGGTTGCGATATCGTTTAACAAGCGAACATACCGCTTCGAGTGTGCCGAGGCGGATGCGGATCGTTTGGGCGAAATCGCGGGCTATCTCAAGGACAAGCTGGACACGCTCATTCGTGAGCATGGGCCCGTGGGCGATGAGCGGCTGGTGCTCATGGCTGCGCTCATGGTGACGGATGAGCTGTTCGAGGCGCGCGCCGACATTGACGAGTTGCTGGAAGAGCAGACCGACAAGCTGAAATCGGTAACGAAGACGGTGGAAGAGCAACGCACTGGAAGCGCCAGTGATCTCGGGCGCAAGTCAGGCACCTAA